The Neodiprion virginianus isolate iyNeoVirg1 chromosome 5, iyNeoVirg1.1, whole genome shotgun sequence genome contains a region encoding:
- the LOC124304787 gene encoding serine/threonine-protein phosphatase 5, with translation MSENAEITGAISSSDDIKTAEKFKEEANEYFKKQDYNRAIELYTKAIEVDPTVAVYYGNRSFAYLKTECFGYALTDASKAIELDRNYVKGYYRRAAAYMSLGKFKLALKDYETVTKARPNDKDAKTKFTECNKMVKKLAFEKAISVEENKKNIADTINLDDMAIEDEYTGPKLENDKVTLEFMTDLLSWYKKQNKLHRKYAYKILLDIKAWFMAQPSLVDISIPDKSKFTICGDIHGQFYDLLNVFKLNGLPSETNPYLFNGDFVDRGSFSVECIFTLFGFKLLYPNHFFMSRGNHESATMNQMYGFDGEVKAKYTAQMAELFTEVYNWLPLAHCLNSKVLVMHGGLFSRDDVTLSEIREIDRNRQPPEEGLMCELLWSDPQPQPGRAPSKRGVGVQFGPDVTHNFLSLNGLDYIVRSHEVKNEGYEVAHDGKCITVFSAPNYCDTMGNRGAFITLNGKDMEPNFTSYEAVPHPNVRPMAYANSLLKFMC, from the exons AACAAGATTATAATCGAGCTATAGAATTGTACACAAAAGCGATAGAAGTGGACCCCACTGTCGCTGTATATTATGGAAACAGAAGTTTTGCCTACCTAAAAACCGAATGTTTCGGATATGCCCTGACGGATGCCTCAAAGGCAATTGAATTAGACCGAAACTATGTAAAAGGCTATTACAGAAGAGCAGCAGCTTACATGTCGCTTGGTAAATTTAAGCTGGCTCTTAAGGACTATGAAACAGTGACAAAAGCGAGGCCCAATGACAAGGATGCTAAAACAAAATTCACTGAATGCAataaaatggtgaaaaaactAGCTTTCGAAAAAGCCATCTCTGTTGaagagaataagaagaatatAGCTGACACGATTAATCTTGATGACATGG CAATTGAAGACGAATACACCGGACCAAAACTAGAAAATGACAAAGTAACCTTGGAGTTTATGACGGATTTACTATCTTGGTATAAGAAGCAAAATAAACTTCATCGCAAGTATGCTTACAAGATACTCCTCGATATCAAAGCATGGTTTATGGCGCAGCCAAGCTTAGTAGATATTTCTATACCTGACAAGAGCAAGTTTACCATTTGCGGCGATATACATGGCCAGTTTTATGATCTACTCAACGTATTCAAGCTGAATGGTCTACCCTCGGAAACCAATCCTTAT TTATTTAACGGAGACTTTGTGGACAGAGGATCCTTTTCTGTAGAGTGTATATTCACGTTGTTCGGCTTCAAGCTTCTATATCCCAATCACTTTTTCATGTCAAGGG GAAACCATGAATCTGCAACTATGAATCAAATGTATGGGTTTGATGGCGAGGTCAAGGCAAAATACACAGCACAAATGGCGGAACTTTTCACAGAGGTTTATAATTGGCTGCCTCTTGCGCACTGCCTCAATAGTAAAGTGCTT GTGATGCATGGAGGACTATTTTCAAGGGACGATGTGACGTTGTCCGAAATTCGAGAAATAGATAGAAACCGGCAGCCACCGGAAGAAGGATTGATGTGTGAATTGTTATGGTCAGATCCACAGCCTCAGCCGGGCCGAGCCCCTAGTAAAAGAGGGGTTGGGGTTCAATTTGGACCCGACGTCACACACAATTTCCTCAGTCTGAACGGACTTGATTATATCGTTAGAAGCcatgaagtgaaaaatgagGGCTATGAAGTTGCACATGATGGCAAATGTATCACGGTTTTCTCAGCTCCCAATTACTG tGATACCATGGGTAACCGAGGTGCCTTTATCACGCTCAACGGTAAAGATATGGAACCCAATTTCACATCATACGAAGCAGTG CCCCATCCGAACGTGAGGCCAATGGCGTATGCTAATTCTTTACTAAAATTCATGTGCTAG